In Erythrobacter litoralis HTCC2594, a single genomic region encodes these proteins:
- a CDS encoding DUF4402 domain-containing protein, whose amino-acid sequence MPFKTFLLPLSALTVLVAMAPAAQAAPGDTHSIGGTAQVRIVGPTQIAPLQDLRFGSMMQPVADGTVIVAPDGTVSGTADTTTFPGNRGPAHFLVRGENRRFFLTRLPDTATIGNGTSTMLVDDFTGNFRNGRMARFDNNGDYNLYIGATLNMTANQEPGYYSGTFEISIVYQ is encoded by the coding sequence ATGCCCTTCAAGACTTTCCTCCTGCCCCTTTCGGCCCTGACGGTCCTGGTCGCGATGGCTCCTGCCGCGCAGGCTGCACCCGGTGACACGCATTCCATTGGCGGAACGGCGCAAGTCCGTATTGTTGGTCCGACACAGATCGCGCCGCTGCAGGATTTGCGCTTCGGCTCGATGATGCAGCCGGTGGCTGACGGGACCGTGATCGTTGCGCCCGACGGAACTGTAAGCGGAACCGCTGACACAACGACTTTCCCAGGTAATCGCGGCCCCGCGCATTTTCTCGTGCGCGGCGAAAATCGCCGCTTCTTTCTGACCCGGCTGCCCGATACGGCGACCATCGGTAACGGCACATCGACCATGCTGGTGGATGATTTCACTGGCAATTTCCGCAACGGGCGGATGGCGCGTTTCGACAACAACGGCGACTACAATCTCTACATCGGTGCGACGCTCAATATGACCGCCAATCAGGAACCCGGATATTATTCGGGGACATTCGAGATCTCCATCGTTTACCAATGA
- a CDS encoding DUF4402 domain-containing protein, translated as MKKIALVAALAAFSVPAVAAPGDTDNATGTATAEIVAPISITHDAGASLSFGTLTAGNGGTIAVSPAGTAGTPTGEVRLLAGSTVSADGFSVSGEDGRSYSITVGGGTVTSGTNNMSFTTSASKASGSLTGGSDTFSVGGTLTVGANQAVGSYSGSYTATVTYN; from the coding sequence ATGAAAAAAATTGCACTCGTGGCCGCACTTGCAGCCTTCTCCGTTCCGGCCGTTGCTGCACCGGGCGACACCGACAACGCAACGGGTACCGCCACCGCTGAAATCGTGGCTCCGATCTCCATTACGCACGACGCTGGCGCTTCGCTGTCGTTCGGCACCCTGACGGCAGGCAATGGCGGCACGATCGCCGTTTCGCCCGCTGGCACCGCGGGTACGCCGACCGGTGAAGTCCGCCTGCTGGCCGGCTCGACCGTTTCAGCCGACGGCTTCTCCGTGAGCGGTGAAGATGGCCGTTCCTACTCGATCACCGTTGGTGGTGGCACCGTTACTTCGGGTACCAACAACATGAGCTTCACGACTTCGGCTTCGAAAGCTTCGGGCTCGCTCACCGGCGGTTCGGACACTTTCTCTGTCGGCGGTACTCTGACCGTCGGCGCCAACCAGGCGGTCGGTTCGTACAGCGGTTCGTACACCGCAACCGTAACTTACAACTAA
- a CDS encoding DUF4402 domain-containing protein has translation MKSLSRSLALAWLAGAATCAGAAHAQPTSAGATATGQASVQIVRPLTVRAINDLDFGCIVASGAGTVSVDAASGGTLYSGGARAASSGGSCSGSAASFNVEGEQGREYRFSIERRTVARLDSDASVTLPVSDLQGRSNNLPAADGAGQLDADGRDLLRVGGTLEVPEGAPPGRYSARIVVTLAYN, from the coding sequence ATGAAATCCCTGTCGCGATCGCTGGCCTTGGCATGGCTCGCCGGGGCTGCGACTTGTGCGGGCGCGGCACATGCGCAACCGACAAGCGCGGGCGCAACCGCCACCGGGCAGGCGAGCGTGCAGATAGTCAGACCGCTCACGGTTCGGGCAATCAACGATCTCGATTTCGGATGCATCGTGGCGAGCGGTGCGGGCACCGTGTCGGTCGATGCCGCAAGCGGCGGCACTCTGTATTCGGGCGGTGCGAGGGCTGCCTCCTCCGGTGGCTCCTGCTCGGGCAGTGCGGCCAGTTTCAATGTCGAAGGCGAGCAAGGCCGCGAATACCGATTCTCTATCGAGCGACGGACAGTTGCGCGGCTCGACAGTGACGCCAGCGTAACTTTGCCGGTTTCCGACTTGCAGGGCCGGAGCAACAATCTGCCGGCTGCGGACGGAGCCGGGCAACTGGATGCGGACGGACGCGATCTGTTGCGGGTCGGAGGCACGCTGGAAGTGCCCGAAGGCGCTCCGCCAGGCCGCTATTCGGCCCGGATCGTGGTTACTTTGGCGTATAACTGA
- a CDS encoding DUF4402 domain-containing protein, with protein MCRVFRIWAMIAAGLAIAVAPTPASADPSTLRILPVSELRFGSFAVPSTGSVTVGPTGSVTRSGVFSITSGDTSPARFILRYDRGNNSRRTLDLRIQLTIAAPGSVVLGGITARLSNLQTDLPGYAVVQPNQIIEVQIPNCRTRVCETSFNLGGQLDIRRDYGGALVAIPIPVDAVLVSVR; from the coding sequence ATGTGTCGCGTTTTCCGCATTTGGGCCATGATTGCCGCAGGTCTCGCCATTGCCGTGGCGCCGACGCCCGCCTCGGCGGACCCTTCCACGCTGCGTATCCTGCCGGTTTCCGAACTGCGCTTCGGATCGTTTGCCGTTCCTTCGACCGGTTCGGTGACGGTAGGGCCCACCGGCAGCGTAACCCGGAGCGGGGTTTTCTCGATCACCAGCGGCGATACGTCACCCGCCCGGTTCATTCTTCGCTATGATCGGGGAAACAACAGCCGGCGCACGCTCGATCTCAGGATCCAGCTCACGATCGCAGCGCCGGGTAGCGTCGTACTGGGCGGCATCACGGCGCGGCTTTCCAATTTACAGACCGACCTGCCCGGCTACGCCGTGGTCCAACCGAACCAGATCATCGAGGTGCAAATTCCGAACTGCCGCACGCGCGTATGCGAGACCTCATTCAATCTTGGCGGGCAACTCGATATCCGGCGCGATTACGGCGGGGCGCTGGTCGCGATCCCGATCCCGGTCGATGCCGTCCTGGTCTCGGTACGCTGA
- a CDS encoding acyl-CoA thioesterase encodes MSVSDLRAPITSEGGAVTLPADKWLQGRTLFGGASALVAYTAAVRAFPDLPPLRAAQIGFVAPVGKDVETRAAMVRQGRNVAQVRSELLVEGKVALTAFWLFGTGREANAVHAAAKADPWPGAPEENDSAMTDKGPPFIVNNFDIRRAQETQGPGEPIVRRWFRLTDRGELDRVSELILVGDTLPPGAMRAMQRQGPISSINWSFNILDAELGTRDGWWLGETASQHAGAGYSSERLRLWNADGVQVMDGLQSVAVFG; translated from the coding sequence ATGTCCGTTTCCGATCTTCGTGCGCCGATCACGTCCGAAGGTGGCGCTGTCACTCTTCCAGCCGACAAATGGCTGCAGGGCCGCACGCTCTTTGGCGGAGCCTCGGCGCTTGTCGCCTACACCGCCGCGGTGCGCGCTTTCCCCGATCTCCCGCCCTTGCGCGCAGCGCAGATCGGATTTGTCGCGCCGGTCGGAAAGGACGTGGAGACGCGGGCCGCAATGGTCCGACAGGGTCGCAACGTCGCGCAGGTGCGCAGCGAACTGCTGGTCGAAGGCAAGGTCGCGCTCACCGCATTCTGGCTGTTCGGAACCGGTCGCGAGGCCAACGCCGTACATGCCGCTGCCAAGGCCGATCCCTGGCCCGGCGCACCGGAAGAGAACGATTCCGCGATGACCGACAAGGGCCCGCCTTTCATCGTCAACAATTTCGACATTCGCCGCGCGCAGGAAACGCAAGGCCCCGGCGAACCGATCGTCCGGCGCTGGTTCAGGCTGACCGATCGGGGCGAGCTCGATCGCGTATCGGAGCTGATCCTGGTGGGCGATACGCTGCCCCCGGGCGCCATGCGCGCGATGCAGCGCCAGGGCCCGATCAGCTCGATCAACTGGTCGTTCAATATTCTCGATGCGGAACTCGGCACGCGCGACGGCTGGTGGCTCGGCGAGACCGCCAGCCAGCATGCCGGTGCAGGCTATTCGAGCGAGCGGCTACGGCTCTGGAATGCCGACGGCGTGCAGGTGATGGACGGATTGCAATCCGTTGCCGTCTTCGGCTGA
- a CDS encoding crotonase/enoyl-CoA hydratase family protein: MEFPTNDRVSITLEDDGVAQVRFVRADKMNALDHEMFETMIAAAEALQAEPRVRAVVLSGEGKAFCAGLDLSNFSNPTGSGSGKLADRTHGDSNRAQQVATQWRKLKVPVIAAVHGVCFGGGLQIASGADIRVVHPATRMAIMEMKWGLVPDMGGYVLWRGLVRDDVLRELIFTNREFTGAEAQALGLATHVDEDPHARATELARVIADRNPHAMQASKRIANKMYDMTGSELLIEESVEQDQIIRQPNQVEAVMAGMQKRKAAYADVEG, translated from the coding sequence ATGGAATTCCCCACCAACGATCGCGTGTCGATCACGCTGGAAGACGATGGCGTCGCGCAGGTCCGCTTCGTGCGCGCGGATAAAATGAACGCGCTCGACCATGAGATGTTCGAGACGATGATCGCCGCTGCCGAGGCACTGCAGGCCGAACCCCGGGTGCGGGCGGTCGTCCTTTCGGGGGAAGGGAAGGCCTTCTGTGCCGGCCTCGACCTGTCCAATTTCAGCAATCCCACCGGCTCGGGCAGCGGCAAGCTGGCGGACCGGACGCACGGCGATTCCAACCGCGCGCAGCAGGTCGCGACACAATGGCGCAAGCTCAAGGTGCCGGTGATCGCTGCCGTTCACGGCGTGTGCTTCGGCGGCGGGCTGCAGATCGCCAGCGGCGCCGATATCCGTGTCGTTCATCCGGCGACGCGCATGGCGATCATGGAGATGAAGTGGGGGCTGGTCCCCGACATGGGCGGCTACGTGCTGTGGCGCGGCCTGGTTCGCGATGATGTATTGCGCGAGCTGATCTTCACCAATCGGGAATTCACCGGTGCCGAAGCGCAGGCACTCGGCCTCGCAACCCATGTCGATGAGGATCCGCACGCCAGAGCGACCGAGCTCGCTCGCGTGATCGCCGATCGCAATCCGCACGCCATGCAGGCGTCCAAGCGCATCGCCAACAAGATGTACGACATGACCGGCTCCGAACTGCTCATCGAAGAGAGCGTCGAGCAGGATCAGATCATTCGTCAGCCCAACCAGGTCGAGGCTGTGATGGCCGGCATGCAGAAGCGCAAGGCAGCCTACGCCGACGTCGAAGGATAG
- a CDS encoding JAB domain-containing protein, which yields MGVEIRICAEALERDAVARGFGRMPAALADPGFLQYIHSRFAMANEERLHVVYCDDRQRYLHDETLTIGGENSLVLRARPLVHRALTIGAGGLILAHNHLSGNCQPSEKDIVATHRLQKLGAELELTLIDHMIFTRDRFFSMAAGGFLD from the coding sequence ATGGGTGTCGAGATACGCATTTGCGCGGAAGCCCTCGAGCGGGATGCTGTTGCCCGCGGGTTCGGGCGCATGCCGGCCGCCTTGGCCGATCCGGGATTTCTTCAGTATATTCACAGCCGCTTCGCCATGGCGAACGAGGAACGCCTCCATGTCGTCTATTGCGACGATCGGCAGCGATATCTGCATGACGAGACGCTGACGATCGGCGGTGAAAACTCGCTGGTGTTGCGGGCCCGTCCGCTTGTGCACCGGGCGCTAACGATCGGTGCCGGCGGACTGATCCTCGCGCACAACCACTTGTCGGGTAATTGCCAACCGAGCGAAAAGGACATCGTTGCGACGCACCGCCTGCAGAAACTGGGCGCAGAGCTCGAACTAACACTGATCGACCACATGATCTTTACCCGAGATCGCTTCTTCAGCATGGCTGCGGGAGGCTTTCTCGACTGA
- a CDS encoding sigma factor-like helix-turn-helix DNA-binding protein — MIMQVATSRSLTDRQKDVLVRIDRRMPIKQIAADLDVSESRINQHIRALKDVYGVGNLKDLVDSYRAEVRESGSPAPYRKAASRNSEVPQRVKESEQEDRVAPGEFVLSDVAPLAIEAPWHVRNEPRVVPGVLDGDHAVLYRLAVIIGLALAFIVLVILVVTAALSMSEASGGREVAPPNSSAQAEESNRLP; from the coding sequence ATGATCATGCAGGTGGCCACGTCCCGTTCGTTGACGGACAGGCAAAAAGACGTTCTGGTGAGAATTGATCGGCGCATGCCGATCAAACAGATCGCGGCTGATCTGGATGTTTCCGAGAGTCGAATTAACCAGCATATTCGGGCACTTAAGGATGTCTACGGTGTCGGAAACCTGAAGGATCTGGTCGATTCCTACCGGGCTGAAGTGCGGGAATCGGGCAGTCCTGCACCCTATAGAAAAGCTGCATCCAGAAATTCTGAAGTCCCGCAACGCGTCAAAGAGAGCGAACAAGAAGACCGGGTCGCACCCGGGGAATTCGTTCTCTCAGACGTGGCGCCACTTGCGATCGAGGCGCCATGGCACGTGAGAAACGAGCCCCGGGTCGTCCCCGGGGTGCTCGACGGCGATCATGCTGTCCTCTATCGCCTTGCCGTCATCATCGGACTGGCTCTTGCGTTTATCGTTTTGGTCATTCTGGTGGTGACGGCGGCACTCTCCATGAGTGAGGCGTCGGGAGGCAGGGAAGTCGCCCCCCCGAACAGTTCTGCGCAGGCCGAGGAGAGCAATCGGTTGCCGTAA
- a CDS encoding LL-diaminopimelate aminotransferase, with amino-acid sequence MDTEFYRMKRLPPYVIAEVNAMRHAARQAGEDIIDLGMGNPDRPPPQHVIDKLCEVAQKPDAHGYSQSRGIPGLRRAQANYYGNRFGVDIDPESEVVVTLGSKEGLASLATAITAPGDVILAPNPAYPIHQFGFILAGATIRAVPTTPDERYWKSLESAMAYTVPRPSVLVVNYPSNPTAEVVDLAFYERLVAWAKENEVWVLSDLAYSELWYNDKPTPSIMQVPGAKDVAVEFTTLSKTYSMAGWRMGFAVGNKQLIGAMTRVKSYVDYGAFTPIQAAACAALNGPQDVVEENRLIYHRRRDVMVEAFGRAGWDIPPPPASMFAWAPIPPALANLGSLEFSKQLLTEAKVAVAPGVGYGEEGEGFVRIAMVENEQRLRQAARNIKRYLADKGINTQAA; translated from the coding sequence ATGGACACCGAATTCTACCGGATGAAGCGCTTGCCCCCCTACGTGATCGCTGAAGTCAATGCGATGCGGCACGCGGCACGCCAGGCGGGAGAAGACATTATCGACCTGGGCATGGGAAACCCCGATCGCCCGCCGCCGCAGCACGTCATCGACAAACTGTGCGAGGTTGCGCAGAAGCCCGACGCGCACGGCTATTCGCAATCGCGCGGGATTCCCGGCCTCAGGCGAGCGCAGGCGAATTACTACGGCAACCGGTTCGGCGTCGATATCGATCCCGAAAGCGAAGTGGTCGTCACGCTCGGTTCGAAGGAAGGGCTCGCCAGCCTGGCGACGGCGATCACGGCCCCGGGCGACGTAATCCTCGCGCCTAATCCGGCCTATCCGATCCATCAGTTCGGATTCATACTGGCTGGTGCGACCATTCGTGCGGTTCCGACCACGCCCGACGAAAGATACTGGAAGTCGCTGGAAAGCGCGATGGCCTACACCGTGCCGCGCCCCAGCGTACTGGTGGTCAATTATCCGTCGAACCCGACGGCGGAAGTGGTCGACCTCGCCTTCTACGAACGACTGGTTGCATGGGCGAAGGAGAACGAGGTCTGGGTGCTGTCCGACCTCGCCTATTCCGAGCTGTGGTACAACGACAAGCCGACGCCTTCGATCATGCAAGTGCCGGGTGCGAAGGATGTCGCGGTCGAATTCACGACGCTTTCCAAAACCTATTCCATGGCCGGATGGCGGATGGGCTTCGCGGTCGGCAACAAGCAGCTTATCGGGGCGATGACCCGGGTGAAGAGCTATGTCGACTACGGCGCCTTCACGCCGATCCAGGCCGCTGCCTGCGCTGCGCTCAACGGCCCGCAGGACGTGGTCGAGGAAAACCGCCTGATCTATCACAGGCGTCGCGACGTCATGGTCGAAGCCTTCGGGCGGGCGGGATGGGATATTCCGCCGCCGCCGGCTTCGATGTTTGCATGGGCGCCGATCCCGCCGGCGCTGGCAAACCTCGGCAGCCTCGAGTTTTCCAAGCAATTGCTGACCGAAGCCAAAGTCGCTGTCGCCCCCGGTGTCGGCTATGGCGAAGAGGGTGAAGGATTCGTGCGAATTGCCATGGTGGAGAATGAGCAAAGGCTGCGTCAGGCGGCGCGCAACATTAAGCGCTATCTCGCCGACAAGGGCATCAACACCCAAGCGGCATGA
- a CDS encoding PHA/PHB synthase family protein — MSDTKDPFSDPTQAFSKLFDLQDEAAQSIFGQMMPGVAPKMPDLSEAGAWAKNAATMQSMWLSFQAEQAAKISKEMPDPTRWMAYLDSFHKRMPMVDMAAQQQFWGDSMSMWKGVLGQFGGQFGDNSDAAPELPRKDKRFRDERWQNNPVFALIHQTYLLMAEQLESMVDRLDGVEPDKKEQLRFSVKAVVDALSPSNFAATNPVVLERTLETKGENLVKGMQHMLDDMRRGQLTHTDPDAFTLGENIAVTPGKVVHETPMYQLIQYSPSTEEVLEVPLVIFPPWINRFYILDLDPEKSFIRWAVEQGLTVFVVSWKSADASMKDVVWDDYIRSQLETIDHIRGRLKVPQVHAIGYCVAGTTLAATLAILARRGEQDKVKSATFFTAQVDFEKAGELLHFIDDNQVAAIEALSGEGYLDGRYMAATFNLLRGTDLIWNYVVNNYLLGEDYPAFDLLHWNGDVTNLPAKWHKDYIQELYRDNRLVKPDSLSADGTPIDLSLVSVPTYVQAGKEDHIAPAESVWRLREHFTGPIRFVLAGSGHIAGVVNPPDSGKYQYWINEDPDVTTLEAFREGATEHPGSWWPDWIKWVRSQDSKTVKASGKRKPGSIKSDKVIEDAPGRYVAAR, encoded by the coding sequence ATGAGCGACACCAAAGACCCTTTTTCCGATCCCACGCAGGCATTTTCGAAGCTGTTCGACTTGCAGGACGAAGCGGCGCAGTCGATCTTCGGCCAGATGATGCCGGGCGTGGCGCCGAAAATGCCCGATCTGTCCGAGGCAGGCGCGTGGGCCAAGAATGCTGCGACCATGCAAAGCATGTGGCTCAGCTTCCAGGCGGAGCAGGCGGCCAAGATCTCCAAGGAAATGCCCGACCCGACGCGCTGGATGGCCTATCTCGACAGCTTTCACAAACGCATGCCGATGGTCGATATGGCCGCGCAGCAGCAGTTCTGGGGCGATTCGATGAGCATGTGGAAGGGCGTGCTCGGCCAGTTCGGCGGGCAGTTCGGCGACAATTCGGATGCCGCGCCCGAACTCCCGCGCAAGGACAAGCGCTTTCGCGACGAGCGCTGGCAGAACAATCCGGTCTTCGCGCTGATCCACCAGACCTACCTGCTGATGGCAGAGCAACTGGAGAGCATGGTCGACAGGCTGGACGGCGTGGAACCCGACAAGAAGGAACAATTGCGTTTCTCCGTGAAAGCCGTCGTCGATGCTCTCAGCCCGTCGAATTTCGCGGCGACCAACCCGGTTGTGCTCGAGCGAACGCTGGAGACCAAGGGCGAGAATCTCGTCAAGGGCATGCAGCACATGCTCGACGACATGCGGCGCGGCCAGCTGACCCATACCGATCCCGACGCGTTCACGCTGGGCGAGAACATCGCGGTCACGCCGGGCAAGGTCGTGCACGAAACGCCGATGTATCAGCTGATCCAGTATTCGCCCTCGACCGAGGAAGTGCTGGAAGTGCCACTGGTCATCTTCCCGCCGTGGATCAACCGTTTTTACATTCTCGACCTCGATCCGGAAAAGAGCTTCATCCGATGGGCGGTCGAGCAGGGCCTGACGGTCTTCGTGGTCAGCTGGAAATCGGCCGACGCCTCCATGAAAGACGTAGTGTGGGACGATTACATCCGCAGTCAGCTCGAAACGATCGATCACATCCGCGGGCGGCTGAAGGTGCCGCAGGTCCACGCGATCGGTTATTGCGTGGCCGGAACTACCCTTGCGGCTACGCTGGCGATCCTCGCTCGGCGCGGGGAGCAGGACAAGGTGAAGAGCGCGACCTTCTTCACCGCGCAGGTCGATTTCGAGAAGGCTGGTGAGCTGCTCCACTTCATCGACGACAACCAGGTCGCCGCGATCGAAGCGCTATCGGGCGAAGGCTATCTCGACGGGCGCTACATGGCCGCGACATTCAATCTGTTGCGCGGGACCGACCTGATCTGGAACTATGTCGTCAACAATTACCTGCTGGGCGAGGACTATCCGGCCTTCGACCTGCTACACTGGAACGGGGACGTCACCAACCTGCCTGCGAAATGGCACAAGGACTATATTCAAGAGCTGTATCGCGACAATCGGCTGGTCAAGCCGGACTCGCTGAGCGCTGATGGCACGCCGATCGATCTCTCGCTCGTGTCCGTCCCGACCTATGTGCAGGCCGGCAAGGAAGACCACATCGCGCCGGCCGAAAGTGTCTGGCGATTGCGCGAACATTTCACCGGTCCGATCCGCTTTGTGTTGGCGGGTTCGGGCCATATCGCTGGCGTCGTCAACCCGCCCGACAGCGGCAAATACCAGTACTGGATCAACGAAGATCCGGACGTGACGACGCTTGAAGCTTTCCGCGAAGGCGCAACCGAGCATCCGGGAAGCTGGTGGCCCGACTGGATCAAATGGGTGCGCAGCCAGGACAGCAAGACCGTAAAGGCAAGCGGCAAACGCAAGCCCGGATCGATCAAGTCCGACAAGGTGATCGAAGACGCGCCAGGTCGCTATGTGGCCGCAAGATAG